The Gossypium arboreum isolate Shixiya-1 chromosome 6, ASM2569848v2, whole genome shotgun sequence DNA window tcaattttcatttttatttttattttttttagttatCTTGTTCTTATTATGGTTATATAGGATAGTCTAATAAAAGGAtaagaataaaaatgaaattaaaaaaaatgatgcAACCCATAGAAATGAAATCCAGATCATAATGAGAGActcctttcttttgttttcattcaTAAAGATAGAAGCTAAGACGAAAAAAAGAATCGACCCTTCGAGTATTCCACCAAATTGCCTGAGAAAACTGAGAGTAAGAGGGACATATATATGTTATGGAATACCCATATATATTGAATTGTGAATACAGAAATGATGAAATATTTTCTAATTGgaccaaataaaaattaatatgggtctcCGATAGAGACGAAAGACGGATAAACAAACAAGAAAATAGGTAAAGACCCTTCGATATAAGAATCTGTATCTATATCTACTAAATTCAACAGTTTCGCATAAAaagaaagcaaataaataaacgaaagaaaataaacaaatgaaagaaGGGGGAAAGGAGGGAGAAAGGGGGAAGGAGGGGCATCCTAATGAGATCCTAATCTCAAGACATAAAAGGGGATATGGCGAAATTGGTAGACGCTACGGACTTAATTGGATTGAGCCTTGGTATGGAAACCTACTAAGTGAAACCTAACTAAAATTAAACAAGGGTTTTGCCCCGGGACTATGGAACAAAGGATTATCTCGGACACCTACACCGAGGTATTGACGATGATTCTCAAATATCGCAGAACAGAATGTGATATGATGAGATAGAATGCAATAGAAACAAAGACACAGGGAACAGGTTACCTGCTTTTAACGGTCGAAGCGAACCCTTTCATTCTGACATTCTGAATTCTTTAATTTGGAATGAATCAAATCTCCTCAAGTAGGATTCGAACCACGACCGATCGGTTAACGAACCGACCGCTCATCGCTGAGCTAATGAGGAACAACGGAGATTAGATCTCATAGAGTTCAATTCCCGTTCTCAACCCATAACCAATATGAACTTGAAGTTTCCTTCGTAACCTCCGGAACTTCTTCGTAGTGGCTCCGTTTCATGCCTCATTTCATAGGGAACCTCAAAGTGGCTCTATTTCATTATATTCCATCCAGATCCCAATTCCATTTTTATATTGTCATTGACATGACATAAGAGATGTCGGTTATagtatttctttttctatttctatatatgtatatggaaagTTTAAAAATCATTATATAATAATCCAGAAATAGAAAAGAGAAAAGGGAGGTTAATGATGATTTTTAAATCTTTTATACTAGGGAATCTAATATCCTTATACATGACAATAATCAATTCAGTCGTTATGGTCAGACTCTTTTATGGATTTCTGACCACACTATCCATAGGTCCCTCTTATATCTTCCTTCTACGAGCTCAGTTTATGAAAGAAGGAGAAGAAAGAACCGAGAAGAGAGTATAAGCAACAACTGGGAGAAGGAACTGAGAAGAGAATATCAGCAACAACTGGGCTTATTACAGGCCAGCTCATGATGTTCATATCAATCTACTATGTACCTCTGCATTTAGCATTGGGTAAACCTCATATAATAACTGTCCTAGCTTTACCGTATCCTTTGTTTCATTTCTTCTGGAACAATCACAAAGACTTTTTTTATCATAGACGTCCTACCAGAAATTCAATGCATAATCTTAGCATTCAATATGTATTcctgaataatctcattattcaatTATTCAACCATTTCATTTTACCAAGTTCAATGTTAGCCAGATTAGTCAACATCTATATGTTTCGATGCAACAACAATATGTTATTTGTAACAAGTAGTTTTGTTGGTTGGTTAATTGGTCATATTTTATTGATGAAATAGGTTGGGTTGGTATTAGTCTGGATacaacaaaataatttaattaggtCTAAGGTACTTATTCGATCTAATAAGTATCTTGTATCAGAATTTAAAAATTCTATGGCTCGAATCTTTAGTATTCTGTTATTTATTACCTGTGTTTACTATTTAGGCAGAATACCGTCACCCATTCTAACTAAGAAACTGAAAGGAATTTCTGAACTGGAAGAAGTGGGGGAAAGTGAGGAAGAAAGAAACATAGAAATAGAAACTATTTCCGAAGGGGGAGGGGGTAACCAGAAACAGAGGATAGAAGAAAATACTTCTTCTTCCCTTTTTTCGGAGGAAGAGGTGGATCCGAGCAAAATCGACCAAACAGAAAAGCTATGAGTGactggaaagaagaaaaaaaaataaagggcAAACTCCACTGTCATTTTAAAGAGACATACTATAAAAATAGACCAGTTTATGAAAATTCTTATCTGAATGGGAATCAAGAAAGTTCGAAGttagaaatattaaaaaaaaaagaagataaatatttattatgGATTGAAAAACCTCTTGTGACACTTCTTTTTTATTCTAAACGATGGAATCGACCTTTGCGATATATAAAAAATGACCAGGTTGAAAATGCTATGAGTAACAAAAATATTGTATTTTCTTGTACATCTTTATGGATTGGATTAGTTTTTCTAGTGGGTATCTTTAATTCTCTTATTTCTTGAATCTATCCATTCGGATCCAAAATGACCCCCCCTAATTTTTCAGATTTTGAGAGACATTCAATAATATAGAAGTATAAGTtgccaaaatgaaaataaataaaaaaaattagaagggGTCAGTCAAACTTCATTATCGTAATGTAACTTGAATGAAATAAATcaatttgaatgatgaatgaaaagaaaataataaaatcgaaatcataataaaaaatgaaatttaaattattaaattaataatttattttaattatacttaaattaaattattaattttctatttaacttacattaaataataataaattctaaatatactaaatataaataataaataataactaaataataatatataataatatataaatagataatataataaaataaataatatagaaatatagatttataaatcaaaacatattatataaatataataatataaatattattaattacttaatattaataacaaataatataaattaatattaattgctaATAACTTGTAATTTGATTAATTGATAAATATTTGAATTGTTATATAATTTCGATTGTTATTTGGTTTATTAGTGGAATTTGATAAAATCGCCTTGAACTGAAGAAAGTATTTGTCCTAGCTCTGACCAAATATTCTTTCTAATCAAAAATCAAGAACAAAAATGCGGATATAGTCGAATGGTAAAATTTCTCTTTGCCAAGGAATGGGAAGTGGAACAAAAGGTATGATCCATGAATATTGATATGCATGCTCCATAAAAACTTTTTTGTTATTCTTCCTTAATTAATCGTTTATGATTCACCGGCTCTTATATCTTTTGATTGAAAAGGAGCAATAAAAAAATCGAGAGATTACAAAGTTAACTGGAATTTTCTAATCTTAATTTTTTAATCTTTCACaactatttcaaaaatattcaaatttcgAAGTTAGAAGTAATCAAATGATCTCATTGAGTTACTATAATGAAAAACAAAAGAATTCTTTTTACATTATagtaatattttttgaaaatatcaattattatttattattacatattacaataatttctatTTACAATAAGTTAGATACATCGATAAAAATACAAAAGAATTCCCCTAAAAAAAGTATGATATAAATCATAGGATGTCTTAGAACTTAAAAGAAAAATGAATTATTTGAGTTTGTTTATTCGAACTTATTAACTAGCTCATTTTCATCATGAATCGATTGATTGTCTTCCACTACAATAAATGAACCTTTTCTTGTAGGAAAGACTATCCgatattttctttatatttacatataattaaaagaaaatgaatattaatataataaaatattctttttttctttcaaaattataTATCCTTTAACAGATTAACTTCGAGTCTCATTCaaatttggttgaaaatgaaaattaggcATACCCTCTCTTCGAGCTTGACCAATTAccaatttatgaaaaaaaaaatcaaattcaagTTTGCTTAGGTAGATAAAATGGGTTTTACACTTTTTATTTTGATGCAGTTTTCATGTATAAATGGAGATGTATAAATTATAAATGTAAGACAGCAAAAAACTAGGCGGAGATAGAAAAGAAAGactttttttatgtatttttgatTTCATCAATTTGATTTCTATATCATAATAGATATAGATCCTATTCTATCCTATAGATTTGAATGGAGATATAAAAAGAAAGGTACCAATAAATTAAATACAAATTCTTCTTTTTTTCTAGATAGTGTATGGAATATAAAAAAAAGGGTTATATCATATTGTTTTTTGTTCTAGAATAGaagcattttatgcgattttccCATCTCTATTAATTTTTTATGCAATTTGTATtgtagtatatatataattataatttataaaatctataggaatagataaataataacatcaaaagaccgatcgtttttttttttttaaatagatgTCTTTGACGTCCAACTATAGCACTGAATAACTTTTTTTTTGAATGGCAGTTCCCAAAAAACGTACTTCTA harbors:
- the LOC128293897 gene encoding protein TIC 214-like, whose translation is MMIFKSFILGNLISLYMTIINSVVMVRLFYGFLTTLSIGPSYIFLLRAQFMKEGEERTEKRRISATTGLITGQLMMFISIYYVPLHLALGKPHIITVLALPYPLFHFFWNNHKDFFYHRRPTRNSMHNLSIQYVFLNNLIIQLFNHFILPSSMLARLVNIYMFRCNNNMLFVTSSFVGWLIGHILLMK